CGCTCTACCAACGGCAAAGCTTCACGGGCTGTTAAGGCTGCTTTAACTGGATTAAACACTCAATCACCGTAGCTGAGTCACTCGGAGCAGTCAATTGGGGTTTTACGCCCGAAGGCGCACGCTTGGTAGGTATTGCCCTAAGCTAGTTCTCTTGAGCTTTCACCTGGAGATTTGGATCCTGTTCTAAGTAGTGCTCTGCGTAGCCCGAGATCGATGGGAACGTATATTGTCCCGACTTCGGATTTAATAATGTATCGGCAGGTTCCGGTGGAGCTCCGATTACGCCCGGATCTTCTGGTGCTGGTTCAGCTACCAGCGGATTATCCATATAATCGCTTCCATGAGGTGGTTCTGTATCGCTAGGTTGCTCAGATTCCTCTTGAACAGCATAGCCTTGCGGACCTAGATTTTCGACCTTGGCCTGTAGTGGGCGTGGGTAATGCAAAATATCAGCGTGGATGCCAGAACTAGAATCAGGTCTAGATGCCGGTTCAAGTGTAGCCTTCGGGCTGTTGTGTAATGCGTCTAGCCCGTGGATGTCGAGTAACTGTGAAGCGGAGGTTAGATATTGAGAACTGGTGTCTTTGGTAGCCATTGCCGAATAAGCTAGGTTTCGTTCTGAGTTAGTAATGTTATTAACTTCGTTCTGTAAGTTAATGCTACCGCTGTCAGTGTTTTTAGAATCTAGAGACTCATAGTTTTCCAACTTTGCCATTGTTAGTTCCTCGTTTCGTTTTAGAAAATTGAATCAGGGCATTTGAACCACATTTTTTGTTCAAACTTATCTCGATTGCACTTAGTGGAAGCGCCTTTGAAACATTTGATGCGATGAATATAGCAATGACAACGTTAAGATCAAGTTCATTTTTTGAGTCAGAAACAATATTTACGCGTGGAATCATTTCTATGCAGCTTTCATTCTTGGTTTTTAGTAGACCGGTCTGTTTGCGCGAGCAAATTTTTTTAGTGCCAAACGCCGTGCCATGACATTTACCCTGAGATAACGCTAACGAGCGGGTTAGTATTGTCGACTAAAGAGGCGGGACATCGCAGCTGTATGCCCCGCCTCTTTTTTTGTTGGCTAGCCCATGTTCAGACGCGGAGGGGCCGATAGTTAGCGAAGGAGGCTCCGAGCCCAGCGAACAAGCCAACCGTGTAGCTGTTCCACACGAGTGAGTTGATAACGCCGCTATCAAAAGCATCCATTCCACCCACAAGAAGGTGCTGATGAGAGATGGCAAAGCCCAGAATGGAGAAGCTGAACACGAGCGTGTAATGCAGCCCTCCGGTGAGAACATACGTCAGCCAAGGCGAGTTGCAGCGATGCAACCATTCAGCGAAAGGCGCGAACATGTAAGCGCTGGCAAAGGAGAAGAGTAGGGTCGTAGGGACAAACGCTGTCGGGAGGTTGATCGAGAAGAGTTTGACGTTGATAGATCCGATGATGAGGGTGCCGACAAAGGCGAAGATCGCAGAGAATATGGTGGTCTTGACACGTGAGGTCATGGGATTGTCTTTCTATTTGACTTGTTAAACGCAATTGTGTATTTCAGTGCGCAGGGAGTCTGTTTTTGAGTGTTTCCGAGCGTTAATTCCATCGCTAGCAGTCGAATCGGTTTAGAGGATCCTAAAGATCTTGGCGTAATGTACAGGGCGTTGCGGATATTTGAGGATTCTAAAAGAAGCTAATATGGGCGCGACAATACTCCATATGATCACTACTGCGAGCAAGACGAAGCCAACACCAATCGGCATTAACAGCAGCGAAAGTAGTGCCCAAGCAAGAGTGTTGAACTGGAAGTTTAGCGATTCGCGCGCATTGATTTTAGTCAGCTCATCGATCTCGATAAGCAGCACGAGTACTGGTACTCCCAGAGAGACGAAAACCGAACCACTGAAGAGGCATGCTAGTTGACAAATGATAGAAAGTGATTTTGAAGTTTTCATTTTCGTTTCCTGTTTGCAGCAGTGTGGCTAAGATAAAGGGCGCGTGCGCCCTTTATCTTTTTACTGCGAACTCGATGCGTAGGGCCAGGGTCCTACAGGGCTTCGGGGCCGAACGAATCCGGCAAGAGCTCCAAGAGGGTGGTGCGAACCAGAGACTGGTCTTCGCCAACGAGGAGAATCTTGGCGTCACGGCCGAACTCCCGCAGAATCTGCAGGCATTCGCCGTCGATGGGGTTGTGACCGTTCACAGCATTGACGGTGACAACCAGGGTCGGGTCGTTGATGAAACCGGCCAGGCGAGCAGCGGTCATGGCCGCGCTTTCGCAACCGACCGAGGCACCATACGAAGCGTTGTCGATCACCGCTCCCTTGAATGCGCGTCGTTTGCCGCCAGCATTAAAGCCGACGAGAACAGCGCCACGCGCATTTCTGGAATAAGGAACGTGCGACTTGCAACGCTCGCCCAGGGCAGCTTTGACGAGTTTACGCTCGTTGGCGGTCTGGTATGTGCAGTGAATGGTCGGGCCGCTGGCTGCGGGGAGCAGCTCATCAATGGCGCCCCGACGCACATTGCCGTCGTGGTCGACGATATTGAGCAGAATACCGCCGCGGCCGAACTGCGTCAGCACCTGACGACAGACACCGCAAGGTGAGCCTCCAGGGTACTTTCGGCAGAAGACGGCGACAGTCTTGAGGTGCTTGTAGCCTTCCATCACCGCCGTGGTGACAGCGTTTCGCTCAGCGCAAATGGTGGCAGGGAAGAAGTCGTTCTCGACATTGCAGCCGTGGAACATGCGCACCATGCCCTCTTCGTTGGCGGCCAGCACAGCGCTGCCGACAGGGAAGTTGGACTGGAAGCAGTGGGCGCGGTCGGGGGCATTCATGGCCACTTTGACCAGGGTACGTTCGACAGCAGTGAGATCGTCGTGCTTGGTAAACAATCCGAGGATGTCGTTCATTTTAAGTCTCCATTGTGTTTTACAATGCACACGAGGGAATCTGGTGCGCATGAATTTTGGGTAGCATTGTTAGCAGCCGCTGATGCAATCGACCATGATTACGTCGGGGGCACCAGAAATTGTCACTTGTTAAACGCAACCGTATATTTCGGTGCGCAAGAGGGGCTGTTTTGTGGGTTTCCGAGTGCAAGGGACAACACAAGCAGTACGTACATTGCACAGAGCACACTGCCTATAAGGCGAACGGCTTGGTCAGTCATGGGAGATTCCGTTTTCCTGCATGAGTTACACACCCAAAGTAAATACCAGCGCCAGGCTCACAAGTGTGAGCATCATCCACGCAAAAGAAGTCATTCCATTTTGACGTTTCGTCATGTTTACTGTTGAGAACAGCCCGAGAGCGGTGAAGAAGAGCATGAAGACAATCTTGAGGTCCATTGATTTTCCGTTTTCGTTTGAGGGATTCTGGCCACTGTGTTTAAGAAAGCACACGAGGGAATCTGGTGTGCTTTTCACGGTTAGGTATTTTCTTTGACTGTTCAACCTCTCTGGTTGAACAACCAGCAGTTGTTACGCAGACTGGTTTCCTCGTGGCTGTATGTGTCGAGCAGACCAACATATGAAATGTCGTCTTCGTAGCTGCAATGCAGCGAAATCTGCCTCTGAATTCCGCATAGTGCCGTGT
The genomic region above belongs to Vicinamibacterales bacterium and contains:
- a CDS encoding cytidine deaminase, encoding MNDILGLFTKHDDLTAVERTLVKVAMNAPDRAHCFQSNFPVGSAVLAANEEGMVRMFHGCNVENDFFPATICAERNAVTTAVMEGYKHLKTVAVFCRKYPGGSPCGVCRQVLTQFGRGGILLNIVDHDGNVRRGAIDELLPAASGPTIHCTYQTANERKLVKAALGERCKSHVPYSRNARGAVLVGFNAGGKRRAFKGAVIDNASYGASVGCESAAMTAARLAGFINDPTLVVTVNAVNGHNPIDGECLQILREFGRDAKILLVGEDQSLVRTTLLELLPDSFGPEAL